One region of Quercus lobata isolate SW786 chromosome 2, ValleyOak3.0 Primary Assembly, whole genome shotgun sequence genomic DNA includes:
- the LOC115969262 gene encoding F-box protein At3g07870-like yields the protein MKDSLPGDITLRIFSLLPLYLVLRLRLVCKAWYALITEFAVKYLKRSKETSLGILCCNSRCISSGVFSLDISSLQIRGDIKTLVTKTLSISPRFAFNSSINGLICLDDAKHNIHVFNPTTGEFVTLPPCHLSSYVIGFGYSYITGFGYCPLTKQYKAVKIFQDFFKFGTPIKAAVITMGAPSNSWRIIESSPPYKCDGGAIYLNGTLFWLSCTEEIMQLAITAFDVSDETFRIIRLPPKVLSRNLNCLAEQEGRLCLVKFDREKEYFEIYNMLEDFQWISQYRVSINDFEPHCANHYFCGYVFICLKKGKMTLWSKLMQKWIFYDIKSRAIETIQVGDANEKMITSPDLLICPYEESLTPICSC from the coding sequence GATTCTCTCCCTGGAGATATCACTCTACGGATATTCTCACTGCTTCCACTGTATCTTGTCCTCAGACTAAGGTTGGTTTGCAAGGCTTGGTATGCACTAATCACTGAATTTGCGGTCAAATACTTGAAACGCTCAAAGGAAACCTCTCTTGGGATCCTTTGCTGTAACTCTCGTTGTATTTCTTCCGGTGTGTTTTCCCTTGACATATCTTCTTTACAAATAAGAGGTGATATTAAGACTTTGGTGACAAAAACCTTGTCTATCTCTCCCCGATTCGCATTCAATAGTTCTATAAACGGTTTGATTTGCTTGGACGATGCCAAACACAATATTCATGTATTTAATCCCACCACCGGAGAGTTTGTTACTCTTCCACCTTGTCATCTCAGTTCTTATGTAATTGGGTTTGGATATTCTTATATAACTGGGTTTGGATATTGTCCTTTGACAAAGCAATATAAAGCggtcaaaatttttcaagatttttttaaattcggAACTCCAATCAAGGCTGCAGTAATAACCATGGGTGCTCCTTCTAATTCATGGAGAATCATTGAAAGTAGTCCACCATACAAATGCGATGGGGGAGCAATCTATTTGAATGGTACTCTATTCTGGTTGAGTTGTACTGAAGAAATTATGCAACTTGCCATTACAGCATTTGATGTCAGTGATGAAACATTCCGAATTATCCGTCTACCTCCAAAAGTTTTAAGTCGTAATCTGAATTGCTTGGCAGAACAGGAAGGAAGGTTGTGTTTAGTTAAATTCGACCGCGAGAAGGAATATTTTGAGATATACAACATGCTAGAGGATTTTCAATGGATATCTCAATATAGAGTCTCTATAAATGATTTTGAACCACATTGTGCAAACCACTATTTTTGTGGTTATGTATTCATATGTCTCAAGAAAGGGAAAATGACACTATGGTCAAAATTGATGCAAAAATGGATTTTCTATGATATCAAGAGTAGAGCCATTGAAACTATTCAAGTTGGTGACGCTAATGAGAAAATGATTACAAGTCCTGATCTATTAATTTGTCCTTATGAGGAAAGTTTGACCCCTATTTGTAGTTGCTAA